The Pseudomonadota bacterium genome segment AACCAGGCCTCCGAGAGGCGTAAAAGAGTCGTGCATGGAGTTGACTGCACCGCAGGAGGCATCAGTAGTAACCACAGCAAAAAGGGCGGAATTGAAAATGCCGAAACGGATCTCCTTTCCCTCCATGTTTCCGCTTACAGGGTCTATCCCTAATGCATGGAGCCTCGGGTTGCCCGCACTTTCAGCAGACCAGCAGACCAGAACGGCAACAATGAAAAGTATTGCCATGGCGCTCCAGACTGTCCAGCCATGCTGCTGTTTTTTTACCGTGCGTCCGAGATAATAGGTAAGGCCGCTGGGGATTAGAAAGATCGACAGCATCTGGAGGAAATTGGACAAAGGCGTCGGATTCTCATAAGGGTACGCTGCATTAGCATTGAAAAACCCGCCTCCATTCGTTCCGAGCATCTTGATCGCTACTTGAGAAGCAACAGGTCCCTGCGGAATGATCTGATCCCTGACTTCCTGAGTTTCCATTATTGCATTTCCCTTATTGTCCTTCATCTCGTTGCCTGCAACATCTTTTTTGGGTGTCTGGACAACGGCAGTTTCGATAAGACTCGTTTTTTCGTATGCCTTGAAGTTCTGGATCATACCCTGCGATATGAGGAAAACAGCAAAAATCAGGCAGATGGGCAAAAGCAGATAAAGGTTTATCCTGACCAGGTCAACCCAGAAATTGCCAATTGTTTTCATAGAATGGTGTGCAATGCCCCGCACAAGGGCTGCGGCCACAGCAATCCCCACGGCTGCCGAGGTAAAATTATGGAAGGTAAGTCCCACCATTTGAGAAAAATAGGATAGGGTTGACTCGCCGGCGTAATTCTGCCAGTTTGTATTGGTGGTAAAACTGGCCGCCGTATTAAAGGCCAGATCAGGGCTGACAGATCCGAAACCCTGCGGATTAAGGGGCAGAATATGCTGGAGTCGGAGGATGGCATAAGTGAACAGGAATCCCGCAAGGCTGAAGGAGAGCATTGATACGGTATAACGCTTCCAGTCCTGTTCTTTGCCAGGGTCCACGCGGAACAGACGATAAAACAGACGTTCCACAGGCCGCAAAACAGGATCGAGGGAGGTCCTGCCCTCGGCATCGAGTACGCGGACGAGGTAGAGACCCATCGGTTTGGTAAGGGCAAGGAGCAGAACAATATAAAGTGTCAGTTGAATCCATCCGAAAATGTTCATTTATCTGTGTCCCCTCTAAAATTTCTCAGGTCGGAGGACTGTTGCAAGCAGGTATCCGATCAGGATAATTCCTATAAAAGCTCCGAATAAGTCAGCCATGTTTTAAAACCTCCTGCAGGCATCCGCGTATAGCGCGCATAGCCCGAAAAAAACAATTGCGATAAAGATGTAAACAAGATCGATCATGAATGATGCTCCTTTTTAGAGATTTGGTCTGTTCTTTTAAGTGTAAAAGTAAAGGTGCTGCCTTTCCCCTCGTGGCTCTCTGCGCGTATTGTCCCGCCGTGTGCTTCCACGATCTCCTTTACAATGGCAAGACCGAGTCCTGCACCGGTCTCCTTTTTTTGTTTCGGAACACGGAAGAATTGTTCGAAGAGTCTGTCAAGATATTCTGCAGGAATGCCCCTGCCGGTATCGGAAACTTTGAAAAAGACCCATCGGTTATCTGCAGAGGCGGAAACGGTAATTATTCCGCCCGGATTAGTATACCGCAGCGCGTTTCCAAGGAGGTTGGAAAAGACCTGGTTTATCTGCATAGGATCTGCCCAAACTTCAGGCAGGTCATGGGAAAGTTCTGTCCGAAGCTCTATCCCTCTGTCATGTGCCGACAGCGTATAGATATCGACAGCATCAAGGACAATTGTATTGGGAGAGATTGTCTGAAAATGCATAGTGACCTTTCCCGATTCCATCCGGCTGATATCGAGGAGACTGCTGAGTATGTCATTAAGTCTGTCGCTGTCTTCTCTTGCCACGAGTAAGAGTTCAACCTGTTTATCGGTGAGATGCCCCGGGCTTTCATTCTCTTCGAGCAGCAGATGGATCGCCATGCGAATGGATGTGAGTGGTGTCTTCAACTGATGCGATACCGTTGATATGATTCCTTTTTTCAACTCGTCCTGTTGCCTCAACTGTGTAACATCTTTGAGCGCCAGCATAACGCCGGTGGGTTGCCCTTTAGCATCTTTGATAGGTATTGCTTCAGGCCGAAAGAAACGTTCTTCCCCTTTTACAAATTGCTGAATTATCGTTTTTCCGTTTTCCGGAACTGTAATATGCCCACTTTTCAGGGCGCCCTTGAAAATATCTAAAATAAGAGGAAACTGAATGTCCTGCATCCTGATATCCGGTTTTAATCCGAATATGTCTCTTGCCGATGCTGTTGCCAATTCTATTCGGCCATCGAAATCTATAACAGCAATGGCATCAGGAAGACTGTTAAATGCCTGCTGTGTGGCCTGTTGTATCCTCACGAGTCTGGCCTGGTCTGAGCGGCGGAATTCACGTAGGTTTGCAGTCATTGCATTGAAAGACTCGGAAAGGTAGCCTATTTCATCATGTGAGCTGCTTTGCACAATAAGATCAAGATTCCCCCGTCCGATCTCATTGGTGGATTTTATAAGACGGTTAATGGGACGGAGAATCCATCGGCCGGTGAAGTACACGAATCCTGATGCTGTGATAATGCCTACGAAGAGGAGAATATACATTTGCCTTCGTGCATTTGCCGCATCTTTACGGGCATGGTTGTTGGCATCGCTCATGTTCTGCTGATTCATATGAAGAATTTCATCGGCTTTATCCTTAATCTGCTGGAACGCGGGAAGAAGATCCCTGAAGTAAACATTACGCCTGAAAACCGGCGGCGTGCTTCTGTCCTCAATGCTCTCAAGGCCTTTTTTATACTGCTTGAAAATCTCCTGGAGAAGGGCTGCCTTTTCATCTTCTCCGGGTACGGTGATATTATTTAATTCAGTCTGAAGCGCCTTCTCAAAGACAATCAAATTTTTACTGATAAGCTCTTTGCCTTTTTCCGTATCTCCCAGCAACGTAAAGAGAATCCCACTGTCGATCCGTTCCAGGGCCTCCTTCATTTCCTGACATGCAATGACGCTACGGTAGTTTTCCCGCAATATTACATCAATAGACTCTCCCAATCGGGAAAGGTGCAGGATGCCCTGAATCCCGATCACCATCATGATGAGTAAGAGACCACCGAACCCAAGAGAAAGCTTCTGACGAATTCCCATCATCGTTAAACCTCCACTAAAATGTTATAAGAGCAAGGATTGTGCCGGAGGGTTATTTTTTTAAACTATATGATATTGTTGGATATGTTAAAAATGAAGTAATGTCTAATATTGCAATTTTCAATAAACCTGAGAAAAATATATTTCAAATTGCAAGGCGGATATTTGTTATCCGTGGCAATATAGATTTTGTTAGTACTTAATCATGTCAATCATTGTCAGTACCGACTGATTCGATATAAGAGGGGCATTCGCCATATTCCAGGCAACATATTGCTCGGCATAAGTGTTTTCAGCAGATATGCCATCCACGGGCAAAATGACCTGCATTCCCCTCAATGCTGCTTCGCTGGCCGTGTAAAGAACTGCACCGTGTGCCGCTGTTCCTGTTGCAATGACGGTTTTTATACCTTTTTCTTTAAGGATTTTCTCAAGGTTTGTCCCTAAAAATTTATCAGGTCCCGATATTACCACAGGTTCATTTCCGAGAGGCATTAATTCCTTTGCAATATCGGTAACAGCAGCGCCTGGAGAAAGGCTGTACAACACATAAACACCCCTGGCACGCGCCTCTGTGAGAAGCTTTTGGACCTTCGGAATTGAAGAAATACAACGGGGGCGGCGGTCGGAGTTACATGTCTGCTTATTGAAATCAAGGAGCAGAAGCGCCGTAACATTCGGATCAATAGTCACTGGTTTTAATTCCGGTGCAGGAGGGGTTTTCACTGTGTTCCATTCTTCAATAATAGTCTGCGCTGATACAGGGCAGCAAAAAAAAGTTATTGTACAGATAAGGCACCAGACTAAAAATGTGGGCTGCCGATATAAATTAATTTGTACCCTCTTCATTTTTGCCTCCTTTTAATTCCGTGAAATGTTAATCATAAAAAACATTAAGTTGCAACTGGTAAAAATGTCTTAAGGTTACCTATTTCTTGAGCGGGTTTATTGTTTTATATCCAGGCAATTTTGCAACATTGCATAGATTTTCATCTGAAGCCGCACATATCCAACCTTTTTTTGCGATAGAGTCCCGTCCTCTTCATTAAAGAATTTAACAAGCACAGATGTGTCAAAAAAGAGTTTCAGATCCCATACTTCTTGCGCCGCCGCCAGAGTGTTGCCTGATCGACGCCGAGAATTCCGGCTGCTTCCTGAAGCGATGTCGCGGCAGCAAGAACCAGCCTGATGTGCTGTTCCTCGATTTTATCCAGAGCAATCGGGTCGCCTATACCGGGGGCTGTATTGTCCGGTAAGAGATTTGCTGGAAGGGACTCGATGCCGACCCGATTGCTCTGACAGAGGATTGCTGTTCGCTCAATAACATTGTTCAGTTCCCTTACATTCCCAGGCCAGTGATATTGTTTTAGCAAACGGAGTGCCTCATCTGTGAAGCCAAGAAAGGACCGATGGTTTGCCCTGCCATAGAATGCCAATAATTTTTCTGCCATGGTAGCAATATCGTCTGGGCGTTCGCGTAGCGGCGGAAATTCGATCTGAATAACATTGAGTCTGTAGAAGAGGTCTTCCCGGAATCTTCCGTCCGTTACTGCCCGTTCCAGATCCATGTTTGTTGCGGCAATGATCCTCACGTTTGCCTTACGGGTTATATAATCACCGACACGCTCATATTCCCTTTCCTGAACAAAACGCAAGAGCTTTGGCTGAAGAGAAACAGGCAGATCGCCTATTTCGTCAAGGAAAAGCGTACCGTTTTCACACGATGCAATGCGGCCGGGGTTGTCTCTGACAGCGCCGGTAAATGCCCCTTTCACATGTCCGAAAAGTTCGCTTTCCAGAAGCTCCGAGGAAAAGGAAGGACAGGAGACAATACTGAAGGGTTTATCGGCGCGGTTGCTCCAGGAATGAATAGAACGTGCAAGAACGGTTTTGCCTGTTCCGCTTTCCCCACGGAGGAGGATGGTGGCATTTGACGAGGCCGCCCTGTGCGCCAGATTTATTGCATTTTGCATAACCTGACTTTTACTTGAAAAATCTATTTCGGGGCGGGAACGTTCCAGATCTTCCTGAAGCACAGCAACCCGTTGTTCGAGCGTCCGCATTTCAAAAACCTTACGGACTGCCATTCTGACCTGAGCAGGGGTGAATGGCTTTGGAATATAATCAGCAGCTCCGCTTCTCATTGCTTCAACCGCCGTGTCGATTGAAGCGTAAGCGGTAATGATGATGATCTTAACCCATGGGGTTGCAGCCAGTAAATGAGGTATGAGATCAAGGCCGTCGTCTGTTCCAAGTCTCAGATCAATGAACGCAAGATCAAAAGGTACCATCGAAGCTTCTTGCAGGGCATCCTGAAAGTTACTTACGGCAACAATCCTGTATCCCTCTGCTTCAAGACACATGGATAAAGTCTTGCGGATGTTTGCTTCATCATCCACAACAAGTATGCTTAATGGCTGGGCTTCTTGATTCGGGCCTTTTCTTGTCAAATTATCTCCATAAATATAAAGATACAGGATAAATCCGGGAAATTCAACAATCTGTAATACAAAAACTTCTTAACCGAGAAGTTTTTCCCAGGCCGCCAGAGCTGTCCCGGGTCTGTGTGCCTATGAACTGTTTTGTAAATTCAAAGGCTTAACGATGCGAACTACTGCAAATGTAAGAAAGTTCAGTGGAGTATAGATCATGACAATCTTTTATTTTTCCATATGGAAATAATTGAGAACCCAGGGAAAAAGGAGTTGCCCTGTCACAAGCGGACAAGGCAATAGGACAAAAAACAGATAAAATCTTTTTAGCAGGCTAAGGAGAATTTATCTGCTGAAATTAAAGAAACAACAATAAGAGCGAAAAAGACAGAATGCCGGGATCATTTCTTTTTCTGTTTTATTGCCATATGACGTTCATCATACAAAGGATTGCCGGTAATATTGACGTCGACCCTGATAAAAGGGGGAATATGTATTTTAGCCTCTTTTTTTATAGTTTCAAAGGGTTCGATCTTTAATACGGCGATGCCCTCATGCCTGCCTTTGTATCTGTCGAGTTCAAAGTGCTGGTTGTTCCATAGAAAGCAGGTACGTTCTTTTATAATAATATCTGTTTTAGAGTCTATGAGCTTTGTAAGATTGAGATACTCCTGTTCTGTAATAAGCCCCTCTTCTTCAATCGTTGTTTTTCTTGAAAGAAAATAAAGATAGGACCCGTTTTGTCCGCGCTTTCTGATTCTGATCTCTTCTTTCTTATTCCTGGAACGCAAATACATCTGCTCAATTTGTATTGTCTGGTGAGCCGGTATTTTTTCATATTGGACATTTTTAACAAGGAATTTCTCAGTTATAGGAAGAGGGGCCGGGAGTCCGAGAAAGTGAGAAATAGCAGAAAAAGTCCTGCTGATCTTGCCCTCAAAGTCAGTTGTATTGTCAATAATTTTAAAATGCGGATGGCCAAGCCAGCTCTCCCGTATCCTTTGATCGATATGGATCGCTTCTTCGGGTGTTTCTATTCTTGCCGGATTATTGTCTCCAGTATAATACTCAGGTGCTCCATCTGCTGCGGTAACAAGATGTATGACCCCGTTGTATCTGTCTCTCAGCTTGACCTCGCTCAGCCTCTTTCTCTTTATTATTTCCTTAAAATCATCATCCGGCATAAAAGCTTTTATGTCCATTATGCCCCTGTCGAGAAGGATAACCTTTTTTCTTTCCGGGAATACTCTCATAACCGTTTGTTTATAGGTTTCTTCGAAGGCAAGCTGCATGTCAAGTATAGCCTCTTCATATATTACCACCTGTTTCGATCTGTTCATTTTACGTCGGTCTATACCGCTGTTTGTTATTAAGGTCGCCGTTTCCGGTATGACAAAAATCATAAAACCGTTATCTGATAGTTTTTCTGTGAGGTATGCCAGAGAAGAACTTTTGCCTGAGCAGGGGCCTCCTGTGAGTACTATCATTTGAACAGGCTCGATCAATTGGGATGTGTTGTGCAAGTGTTATCTCCGATAAAGCAATTTCTTTGCTGCAATTTATCCTGTATGGCATGGGGTGTCAATTGTTTTGTAGTGTGTTTTGTTGACAATATTTTATCTATTGCATAATATATACCTGCCCACTGTTAATGGCAAGCCTTCGATGGCTGCCATATTAACGAGTTCTGCTCTCGGGCAAGGCATCTTAATGAGCTACGGGGAATTTACCCGTGAATATTAAACACATGAGGTAAAAAATGATAGAGCGTTATACACTCCAGAGAATGTCCCGTATATGGGAGGAAAAAAATAAATTTAAAAAATGGCTTGATATAGAGGTAGCCATTTGCGAAGCTTATGGGGAGTTATCCTTAATTCCGCAGGAAGACCTCAAAAACATTCAAGAAAAAGCTAATTTTGACATAAACAGAATCAATGAGATTGAAAAAAGGACAAAACACGATGTTGTGGCATTCATTGAATCCGTATCGGAATTTGTCGGTCTATCCTCAAAATACATTCATATGGGGGCAACCTCGTCGGACATACTCGATACATCCTTCTCATGTCTCCTGAAGGAAGCCGGTGATATTCTTATAGAGGACATTCTGTCTCTTATGGAAGTATTAAAGGAAAAAGCCTATAAGTACAAGACAACCCCGATGATCGGGAGAACTCATGGCATCCACGCGGAACCCATTACATTTGGTCTTAAAATGGCCCATTTTTATGATGAAATGAGAAGGAACCTCGAGCGCATGAAGGCAGCAAAGGATCGCATAAGCCATGGGAAAATTTCCGGCGCTGTCGGAACTTTTGCGCACGGTCAACCTTTTGTTGAAGAGTATGTCTGTAAAAAAATGGGCTTAAAGCCTGCGCCTGTATCAACACAGATTATTCCACGCGATTACTATGCGGAATTTTTTACTACTTTATCCATCATCGGTTCTTCTGTTGAAAAGATGTCTCTTGAAATTCGCAACCTCCAGAGAACGGAAGTCGGCGAAGCCGAAGAATTTTTTCAGAAAGGCCAGACAGGCTCATCAGCTATGCCGCATAAGAGAAATCCCATTGCCTCCGAGAATCTCTGCGGTCTTGCCAGACTGCTTAGGGGGTATGCCCTGTCAGCCCTTGAAAATATTGCCTTATGGCACGAGCGGGATATCAGCCATTCTTCTGTTGAAAGGGTTATTGCACCTGATGCCACCATACTCCTTGATTACATGCTGGAAAGGTTAAAAAACATGTATAAAAATCTTATTGTATATCCCGAAAGGATGCAGAAAAACATGGATATGTCAAAGGGATTGTACCATTCCGAGGCCATCCTTTTAAGCCTCATAAATAAGGGATTCACAAGACAGGAATCTTACAAGATTACCCAGAGAGTTGCCATGATGTGCTATGAAAACAACCTCGATTTTACGGAAGAAGTAAAGAAAGATGAGGAAATCGGAAAATATCTCAGCAAGACAGAGATTGAAGACATTATGAGCAACGATCATTATTTCAAATATGTAGATACGATTTTTAATCGAGTGTTCGGGTAAATTACAGACATTGTGTCTGTAATTTTGCAGCAATTTTTAATTTTTAAGTTGTTCATTTGGTCGATTGGCGGCATGATTGCAACGCGCATCTGCGGCGGTCTGCTTTACCTTGCGACTTTCGGACATACATCAGTATTATCCTTCGTCCAGCAAGAGCTCGCATCCCATCCACATCTATCGCATTCCTGCCATGCCGCCAATCACCCAACCCGTGCTGATCATCCCGGCTATTTTGCACCTTGATACTATACACTATTTATCCGTTGACACTCTCCTTTCTCTTTGATAGCATTAGGGAAAATTATTAAGAATGGGCAGTGTATTCAACGGAATTTTTGGCGGCATTCACGGTCTGATTTTACTTGCAACTGCACATATAAAATTATATATTTGCAGTAAATAGCTTTTCTGCAAATAAGACCAAACATTATTTGCAGAAAAAGGGTCTGGCACATGGACGTAAAGAATTTCAAGGCAGGTGCATATAAGCAGCAATACCAATACAAAAGCTTTATGCCGAATCCCGTTAATATCGACTGGCAGGTAAGCGATAGCGGGCTCATCAACCTCCTGAGCGAAGCTGACATCAAGCTGGGTGAACTGAACGCCTTTTCGGAACTGGTGCCGGACATCGACTTCTTTATCAAGATGCATGTAAGTAAAGAGGCCACCACTTCAAGTCGTATTGAAGGAACCCGGACAAATATTGCCGAGGCAGTGCAGAAGGCCGAATACATTGACCCTGAAAAGAGAAATGACTGGCAGGAGGTGCAAAATTACATTGAAGCTATGAACGAGGCCATCGACTCACTTGCCTCACTTCCCCTTTCCAACCGGTTGTTATGCAACACGCATACGACTTTGTTGCAGGGCGTACGCGGGAAGCATAAACAGCCGGGAAAGTTCCGTAAAAGTCAGAACTGGATCGGCGGTGCCACTCTTGCCGATGCATCATTTATTCCGCCACATCATGATGATCTACCGGAATTGATGTCTGACTTTGAAAAATTCCTGCATAACAAAAGCCACTCCGTTCCCCATCTCATCAGAATCGGTATAGCCCATTACCAGTTTGAAACGATCCATCCTTTTCTGGACGGCAACGGGAGAATTGGACGCCTTCTTATTACGCTCTATCTGGTGAGCGCAGGCCTCCTTTCCAGACCCACTTTGTACCTATCAGCCTTTTTTGAGAAAAACAGGCTTCTTTATTACGATAATCTGAACATGGTTCGAACCCGGAATGATCTGACGCAGTGGCTCAAATTCTTTCTGGAAGGGGTAAGACAGACAGCGTCCAGCTCTATAGAAACCTTCAGGTTGATCATTACCATGCGCCAGGAAATTGAGCAACGCACTATCATGACGCTGGGCAAAAAAACCCCGCTGGCCCAGAAGTTTCTTCATGAGTTGTATGGGAAACCTATTACAGATAGTCAGGAAACATCGAAGCAGCTTTCCATAAATCCTTCAACGGCGCTACGCCTTATTGAGGATTTTGTCAGGCTGGGAATACTCAAGGAGATCACCGGCCTAAAAAGAAACAGGGTTTTTGTCTTTGAGCGATATTTAAAGCTCTTTGAATGAGGGGGTATGACGAAAATATTTGAGGAATTGAGACGTGATGAAGGAAAACAGCACAACCGGCATTAAGAACTGGCCTAAGGATGACCGCCCCAGAGAAAGGCTGCTCAAGAAAGGCGCCGGGGCACTGACCAATTCCGAGCTTCTGGCAATTCTTTTGCGTACGGGTACTGAAGGCGCAAGCGCCATTGATCTGGCACGCCGGATTGTCGATAAGTTCGGCACCTTTCGTAATATGAGCCATACTGACATGCGTGAGTGGAAGGTATTGAAAGGCCTCGGCCCGGCCAAGATCGCTCAGATTATGGCTGCCCTTGAGATCGGACGCCGTTTCCGTGAAGACGAAGTTCTCAGTGCCAAACAGAAGATTGCCTCTGCTCAGGATATTGTCGATATAATACTGCCTCAGATACGCGACCTGAAAACTGAGGTATCGAAAGTTGTCTATCTGAACAGCGACAACAGAATCATCGACATTAGTGATGCTGCCACGGGCACGGTTAACCACGCGATGCCCATTGTCCGGGAAATCATCCATGCTGCCCTGCAAAAATTTGCAACGGCGATTATTTGCGTCCATAATCACCCAAGCGGAAATATTACCCCAAGCCCGGAAGATAAGAAATTTACGGAGCAACTTATTACTGCGGGAAAGCTTATGAATGTCAAG includes the following:
- the kdpA gene encoding potassium-transporting ATPase subunit KdpA; translated protein: MNIFGWIQLTLYIVLLLALTKPMGLYLVRVLDAEGRTSLDPVLRPVERLFYRLFRVDPGKEQDWKRYTVSMLSFSLAGFLFTYAILRLQHILPLNPQGFGSVSPDLAFNTAASFTTNTNWQNYAGESTLSYFSQMVGLTFHNFTSAAVGIAVAAALVRGIAHHSMKTIGNFWVDLVRINLYLLLPICLIFAVFLISQGMIQNFKAYEKTSLIETAVVQTPKKDVAGNEMKDNKGNAIMETQEVRDQIIPQGPVASQVAIKMLGTNGGGFFNANAAYPYENPTPLSNFLQMLSIFLIPSGLTYYLGRTVKKQQHGWTVWSAMAILFIVAVLVCWSAESAGNPRLHALGIDPVSGNMEGKEIRFGIFNSALFAVVTTDASCGAVNSMHDSFTPLGGLVPLFNIQLGEVVFGGVGAGLYGMLVFVVLAVFLTGLMVGRTPEYLGKKIDSYDVKVSVLALLILIFSILGFSAWAIVSKWGLAGLNNSGPHGLTEILYAYSSATGNNGSAFAGLNANTPLYNMTLALGMLFGRFFMIVPVMALAGSMARKKLIPSTGGSFPVWGVMFTLILVGTVLIVGALTFLPALALGPIVEHFLMMKTAVLY
- a CDS encoding ATP-binding protein, which codes for MMGIRQKLSLGFGGLLLIMMVIGIQGILHLSRLGESIDVILRENYRSVIACQEMKEALERIDSGILFTLLGDTEKGKELISKNLIVFEKALQTELNNITVPGEDEKAALLQEIFKQYKKGLESIEDRSTPPVFRRNVYFRDLLPAFQQIKDKADEILHMNQQNMSDANNHARKDAANARRQMYILLFVGIITASGFVYFTGRWILRPINRLIKSTNEIGRGNLDLIVQSSSHDEIGYLSESFNAMTANLREFRRSDQARLVRIQQATQQAFNSLPDAIAVIDFDGRIELATASARDIFGLKPDIRMQDIQFPLILDIFKGALKSGHITVPENGKTIIQQFVKGEERFFRPEAIPIKDAKGQPTGVMLALKDVTQLRQQDELKKGIISTVSHQLKTPLTSIRMAIHLLLEENESPGHLTDKQVELLLVAREDSDRLNDILSSLLDISRMESGKVTMHFQTISPNTIVLDAVDIYTLSAHDRGIELRTELSHDLPEVWADPMQINQVFSNLLGNALRYTNPGGIITVSASADNRWVFFKVSDTGRGIPAEYLDRLFEQFFRVPKQKKETGAGLGLAIVKEIVEAHGGTIRAESHEGKGSTFTFTLKRTDQISKKEHHS
- a CDS encoding cysteine hydrolase; translated protein: MKRVQINLYRQPTFLVWCLICTITFFCCPVSAQTIIEEWNTVKTPPAPELKPVTIDPNVTALLLLDFNKQTCNSDRRPRCISSIPKVQKLLTEARARGVYVLYSLSPGAAVTDIAKELMPLGNEPVVISGPDKFLGTNLEKILKEKGIKTVIATGTAAHGAVLYTASEAALRGMQVILPVDGISAENTYAEQYVAWNMANAPLISNQSVLTMIDMIKY
- a CDS encoding sigma-54 dependent transcriptional regulator; protein product: MTRKGPNQEAQPLSILVVDDEANIRKTLSMCLEAEGYRIVAVSNFQDALQEASMVPFDLAFIDLRLGTDDGLDLIPHLLAATPWVKIIIITAYASIDTAVEAMRSGAADYIPKPFTPAQVRMAVRKVFEMRTLEQRVAVLQEDLERSRPEIDFSSKSQVMQNAINLAHRAASSNATILLRGESGTGKTVLARSIHSWSNRADKPFSIVSCPSFSSELLESELFGHVKGAFTGAVRDNPGRIASCENGTLFLDEIGDLPVSLQPKLLRFVQEREYERVGDYITRKANVRIIAATNMDLERAVTDGRFREDLFYRLNVIQIEFPPLRERPDDIATMAEKLLAFYGRANHRSFLGFTDEALRLLKQYHWPGNVRELNNVIERTAILCQSNRVGIESLPANLLPDNTAPGIGDPIALDKIEEQHIRLVLAAATSLQEAAGILGVDQATLWRRRKKYGI
- a CDS encoding AAA family ATPase is translated as MHNTSQLIEPVQMIVLTGGPCSGKSSSLAYLTEKLSDNGFMIFVIPETATLITNSGIDRRKMNRSKQVVIYEEAILDMQLAFEETYKQTVMRVFPERKKVILLDRGIMDIKAFMPDDDFKEIIKRKRLSEVKLRDRYNGVIHLVTAADGAPEYYTGDNNPARIETPEEAIHIDQRIRESWLGHPHFKIIDNTTDFEGKISRTFSAISHFLGLPAPLPITEKFLVKNVQYEKIPAHQTIQIEQMYLRSRNKKEEIRIRKRGQNGSYLYFLSRKTTIEEEGLITEQEYLNLTKLIDSKTDIIIKERTCFLWNNQHFELDRYKGRHEGIAVLKIEPFETIKKEAKIHIPPFIRVDVNITGNPLYDERHMAIKQKKK
- the purB gene encoding adenylosuccinate lyase; translation: MIERYTLQRMSRIWEEKNKFKKWLDIEVAICEAYGELSLIPQEDLKNIQEKANFDINRINEIEKRTKHDVVAFIESVSEFVGLSSKYIHMGATSSDILDTSFSCLLKEAGDILIEDILSLMEVLKEKAYKYKTTPMIGRTHGIHAEPITFGLKMAHFYDEMRRNLERMKAAKDRISHGKISGAVGTFAHGQPFVEEYVCKKMGLKPAPVSTQIIPRDYYAEFFTTLSIIGSSVEKMSLEIRNLQRTEVGEAEEFFQKGQTGSSAMPHKRNPIASENLCGLARLLRGYALSALENIALWHERDISHSSVERVIAPDATILLDYMLERLKNMYKNLIVYPERMQKNMDMSKGLYHSEAILLSLINKGFTRQESYKITQRVAMMCYENNLDFTEEVKKDEEIGKYLSKTEIEDIMSNDHYFKYVDTIFNRVFG
- a CDS encoding Fic family protein; protein product: MDVKNFKAGAYKQQYQYKSFMPNPVNIDWQVSDSGLINLLSEADIKLGELNAFSELVPDIDFFIKMHVSKEATTSSRIEGTRTNIAEAVQKAEYIDPEKRNDWQEVQNYIEAMNEAIDSLASLPLSNRLLCNTHTTLLQGVRGKHKQPGKFRKSQNWIGGATLADASFIPPHHDDLPELMSDFEKFLHNKSHSVPHLIRIGIAHYQFETIHPFLDGNGRIGRLLITLYLVSAGLLSRPTLYLSAFFEKNRLLYYDNLNMVRTRNDLTQWLKFFLEGVRQTASSSIETFRLIITMRQEIEQRTIMTLGKKTPLAQKFLHELYGKPITDSQETSKQLSINPSTALRLIEDFVRLGILKEITGLKRNRVFVFERYLKLFE
- the radC gene encoding DNA repair protein RadC; this translates as MKENSTTGIKNWPKDDRPRERLLKKGAGALTNSELLAILLRTGTEGASAIDLARRIVDKFGTFRNMSHTDMREWKVLKGLGPAKIAQIMAALEIGRRFREDEVLSAKQKIASAQDIVDIILPQIRDLKTEVSKVVYLNSDNRIIDISDAATGTVNHAMPIVREIIHAALQKFATAIICVHNHPSGNITPSPEDKKFTEQLITAGKLMNVKILDHIIVGDSSYFSFTDEGMI